In one window of Prevotella sp. E13-17 DNA:
- a CDS encoding NUDIX domain-containing protein has protein sequence MTFYQEHAKAWVSVDCIIFGFENGKLKILIGRRKMDPGRGEWSLYGGFVGPDESIDESATNTLYELTGLNKLYMRQVGAFGAVDRDPGERVISIAYYALINVKDYDEKLRLEHGVEWVDINELPHLYSDHNEMVDKALRMMRQKIKTEPISFRLLPPLFTLTQLQKLYEAVLGEEIDKRNFRKRVKEMDFIEKTELIDKVTSKRGAALYRFNKKAYSEDPNFKL, from the coding sequence ATGGGTGTCAGTTGACTGCATCATCTTTGGTTTCGAGAATGGCAAACTGAAAATACTCATCGGTCGTCGTAAGATGGACCCAGGTCGTGGCGAATGGAGCCTCTACGGAGGCTTCGTCGGCCCCGACGAGAGTATCGATGAAAGTGCAACCAACACGCTGTACGAGCTGACAGGACTCAACAAACTATATATGCGGCAGGTGGGCGCCTTTGGTGCTGTTGACCGCGATCCCGGTGAGCGCGTCATATCGATTGCCTACTACGCACTTATCAACGTCAAGGACTACGACGAGAAACTCCGTTTGGAACATGGCGTTGAATGGGTTGACATCAACGAGTTGCCACATTTGTATTCCGACCACAACGAGATGGTGGATAAGGCCCTCCGCATGATGCGGCAGAAGATTAAGACAGAGCCCATCAGTTTCCGTCTGCTTCCCCCACTCTTCACGCTCACACAGTTGCAAAAGCTCTATGAGGCCGTGCTGGGCGAAGAGATTGACAAGCGCAACTTCCGAAAACGAGTCAAGGAAATGGATTTCATAGAGAAGACCGAACTCATCGATAAAGTGACTTCCAAACGCGGAGCGGCCCTTTATCGGTTCAACAAAAAAGCATACTCGGAAGACCCGAACTTCAAACTATAA
- the araA gene encoding L-arabinose isomerase — MIKAFDNFEIWWVTGAQLLYGGDAVVAVDGHSKEMVDGLNKSGNIPVKIVYKGTANSSKEVEQIMLAANNDEKCVGIITWMHTFSPAKMWIKGLQQLQKPLLHFHTQYNAEIPWSDIDMDFMNLNQSAHGDIEFGHICTRMRVARKVVCGYWKDEKAQKQIAVWARVAAGVADAHNVRCLMFGMNMNNVAVTDGDRVEFEQRLGYHVDYYPVSSLMEYFKKVTDAEADALVEEYKKAYTIKIDESGEQVYWEKVKNAAKAEIALRRVLKDEGATAFTTNFDDLGDANIDDPNFCGFDQIPGLASQRLMQEGYGFGAEGDWKTACLYRTLWVIQQGMPTGCSFLEDYTLNFAGDKSSCLQSHMLEVCPLIATDKPKLEVHFLGIGIRKQQTARLVFTSKTGAGIKATVVDLGNRFRLITQEVECIEPKPMPKLPVASALWIPQPSFEIGAAAWILAGGTHHSAFSYDINEEYWEDFAEILGIEYVKINKQTNIADFKQTLRNNEVYFMLNKALK; from the coding sequence ATGATTAAAGCATTTGACAATTTCGAGATTTGGTGGGTAACTGGCGCTCAGCTCCTGTATGGAGGCGACGCTGTAGTTGCAGTTGATGGACACTCTAAGGAGATGGTTGACGGTCTGAACAAAAGCGGCAACATCCCCGTCAAGATTGTATATAAGGGCACTGCCAACAGTTCTAAGGAAGTAGAGCAGATCATGCTGGCTGCCAACAACGATGAGAAGTGTGTAGGTATCATCACATGGATGCACACCTTCTCGCCCGCCAAGATGTGGATCAAGGGTCTGCAGCAGCTGCAGAAGCCTCTTCTCCACTTCCACACACAGTATAACGCCGAGATTCCCTGGAGCGACATCGACATGGACTTCATGAACCTGAACCAGAGTGCTCACGGCGACATTGAGTTCGGCCATATCTGCACTCGCATGCGTGTTGCCCGCAAGGTGGTTTGCGGCTACTGGAAGGACGAGAAAGCACAGAAGCAAATTGCCGTTTGGGCTCGCGTGGCAGCTGGTGTTGCCGATGCTCACAACGTGCGCTGTCTGATGTTCGGTATGAACATGAACAATGTAGCCGTTACCGATGGCGACCGTGTTGAGTTCGAGCAGCGTCTGGGCTACCATGTTGACTACTATCCCGTCAGCTCTCTGATGGAGTACTTCAAAAAGGTGACCGATGCCGAGGCCGATGCTTTGGTTGAGGAGTATAAGAAGGCATACACCATCAAGATTGACGAGAGTGGCGAGCAGGTTTACTGGGAGAAGGTGAAGAACGCAGCCAAGGCCGAGATTGCTCTGCGCCGCGTGCTGAAAGACGAGGGTGCAACAGCCTTCACAACAAACTTCGACGACTTAGGCGATGCCAACATCGACGATCCCAACTTCTGTGGCTTCGACCAGATTCCTGGCTTGGCATCACAACGTTTGATGCAGGAAGGCTACGGCTTCGGTGCCGAGGGTGACTGGAAGACGGCTTGCCTCTATCGCACACTATGGGTCATCCAGCAGGGCATGCCTACCGGTTGCTCATTCCTCGAGGACTACACGCTCAACTTTGCCGGCGACAAGAGTTCTTGCCTGCAGAGCCACATGCTCGAGGTTTGTCCACTCATTGCTACCGACAAGCCCAAACTTGAGGTTCACTTCCTCGGCATCGGCATCCGCAAGCAGCAGACCGCCCGCCTGGTATTCACCTCAAAGACTGGTGCTGGTATCAAGGCTACCGTTGTTGACCTGGGCAACCGTTTCCGCTTGATTACTCAGGAGGTAGAGTGCATTGAGCCCAAACCTATGCCTAAGCTCCCCGTAGCATCTGCTCTGTGGATTCCTCAGCCCAGCTTCGAGATTGGTGCAGCAGCATGGATCCTAGCTGGCGGTACTCACCACAGCGCCTTCTCTTATGACATCAACGAGGAGTATTGGGAAGACTTTGCCGAGATACTGGGCATCGAGTATGTCAAGATCAACAAGCAGACCAATATTGCTGATTTCAAGCAGACACTCCGCAACAACGAGGTTTACTTCATGCTTAACAAAGCATTGAAATAA
- a CDS encoding L-ribulose-5-phosphate 4-epimerase, translating to MLESLKQKVFKANLDLVKQGLVIFTWGNVSGIDREKGLVVIKPSGVSYDEMKAEDMVVVDLETGKVVEGELNPSSDTPTHLILYKAFPNIQGVVHTHSTYATAFAQAGRDIPNIGTTHADYFYQDIPCTRDMTEAEVKGQYELETGNVIVDEILNIRKINPDHTPAVLVKNHGPFSWGTSPDNAVYNAKVMEQCAKMAFIAFSVNPNLTMNPLLVEKHYMRKHGPNAYYGQKGQKH from the coding sequence ATGTTAGAATCACTAAAACAAAAAGTATTCAAGGCCAATCTTGACCTTGTGAAGCAAGGACTTGTTATCTTTACATGGGGTAATGTGTCAGGTATAGACCGCGAAAAGGGTCTTGTCGTCATCAAGCCCAGTGGTGTGAGCTACGACGAGATGAAGGCAGAAGATATGGTAGTCGTTGACCTCGAAACCGGCAAGGTTGTAGAAGGCGAACTCAATCCATCGAGCGACACGCCCACACACCTTATATTATATAAGGCATTCCCCAATATCCAGGGCGTGGTTCACACCCACTCCACCTATGCCACTGCATTCGCACAGGCTGGACGCGACATCCCCAACATTGGCACCACCCATGCCGACTATTTCTATCAGGACATCCCCTGCACACGCGATATGACCGAAGCCGAGGTTAAGGGACAATATGAGTTGGAGACGGGTAATGTCATCGTCGATGAGATACTAAACATCCGCAAAATCAATCCCGACCACACACCTGCTGTGCTGGTAAAGAATCACGGTCCTTTCTCATGGGGCACCTCGCCCGACAATGCCGTTTACAACGCCAAGGTGATGGAGCAATGTGCCAAGATGGCCTTCATTGCATTCTCGGTGAATCCCAATCTCACCATGAACCCGCTACTGGTGGAGAAGCATTACATGCGCAAACACGGACCCAATGCCTACTATGGTCAGAAGGGCCAGAAGCATTAA